The genomic window TTGTTGCAGGTGGTCGACCCGCTGTTGCAGGTCCTCGGCCCGCTGACGATGACGTTGGCGGGACGCGACGAGATCCCGGACGCGGATGGTCAAGGCTTTCTGTTCGGCTTTGCGGGCGGCCGCTTTCGCTTTCCAGGCGTCCCGCGAGCGGACCAGTTTGGGGATCAGAATCCGGGGCGGGGTGTGGAATGCCGTTGCGGTTGCCATGCGACCCTCGTGCCCGACAAGCGGGAAACAGTTCCCGGAAGTAGAACCGCGAGAATAATCCGCGACAAGCCCAACTTCTGATCAGCCTAGACGTACCCCCACCGGCCGAATGGCCTCTTGGCCGATTTCTGCTATCGTGGTCCTTCGGAGCTTGCAGAAGATTCCTCCTGACCATCTAGCCGTCCTTTTGGACCATGACTTCGAGCGACTTGCGGTCGAATCTGTACAGTCCGTCGACGTAGGCGATTGGCAACCCGTGGTCGTGTCGCAGATGGTAGACGTGGGTTTCGTGCGTCATCGTCACGGTCAGCAAATGCTTACGGGTTACGCCATGGAGCAGTAGGTCGTCGACCACACTGAGAGATCCAACCATTCGATGACCCAACCAGTTGACTTTACCTTCGATCTTTGGATGGCCGCCATTTAGCACCTCAAGCGTAGTTTTCCTGTCTCGGGCCTTATCGCGGTTTTGGGACATGGCGGGCGCTCCACTCGATCGAATGCAATTCCAAGGAAAGAACAATTCGCTGGGCTTACCAGTTACACTGTTCTTTCCATGACTTCGTCGCTGTTAAGCCGCCAGGTCCAATAGCCGCTCGGCAGCGGCCTGGATTTCCGCCTCGGTCATGCCCGGCCGCAGAGCCGCCCGAATCTCTTTTCCCTGTAATTCCCGCTGCCACCCCGCCGCTTGTCGGCGTGGCTCGGTCGCCGGGCGGGGTCGTCCCACGGAGCCGACGCCCGGTGTCCGACAAGGGCCTCTGGGGTCGCGGTCGACGCCCACGCCTCGGTCATCGCGAACGTCCACAGGCAGACATGGAACGCTCCGACGTTGGCGTGGAATCGTCGGACTTGTTGGTGGCCCGCTCCGACCACTTGCTTGAGGTCGCGGAATGTGGTTTCGATGGCACAGTCACAATGCCTCCGAAGGTGGAGTGGGGGTGGCCCGAGCGACCGGCGGTCGGGCCACGGCGAGTTTACCGCGCCGGCCGCGGGGTTGGCTTCTGCAGTTCCGCCAGACGGCCTTTGTTGGCCCACGTCCGGGGAAGTCGGTGCAATTCGCGGAGACGATCCCGTTCGCCGGCGTCGGCCCAGATCACGTGATGCCCGTCCTCGTCCCGCCGCACGTTCCGCCACCCGGCCCGCAGCCACCTCCGGACCGTGTCCCGGCTGAGTTCGAGCCGCCGGGCCAGACCCATCGGCCGGTATTCGTCCGACTTCCATCCGGTCGAACTTCCATGCCGCGGGCGGCGAGCCAACCCCACGTGGGTCGTCAATCGAAGGACCATCTCGCCGGTGAACCGGGTCGTCCGTTTCGGCGGCCGGAATCCCTCGGCGTTGAGCCGCTCCGCGATGCCCGCCGCGTTCCACCGGTCGGCGCACAATTCCCGCAACCGGGCCACCAACCGCGGGTAATCGGCCTGTTGACTGTACCGCGTGACCGGGCGGGCGAGCGCGTGCGACCGCACCGCACCGCCGACCCAGTAGACGGTCACGTCCACCCGCTCGCTCGCCTTGTCGACCGTCACGACGACCCGCGCGACCAACAACCGGGTCACGCGCTGACGATCGGCCGGGGTGGTGGTCGGGGCCGACCCGACCGCCGGGAGGTCGGCCGCCAGCGCACGGATGGCGGTCGCGGCGGTGGGACTCAACTCGGCCGGGATCGTTCGCCGCCACCGCTCGTACTCGTCCCCGAGTGGCCGCTGGGCTTTCAGCGCGTCCTCCCAGCGGCGTTCCCACTCGCGGGCGACCAGCCGGTTCTCCGGCTCGCACGCCTGGAATTGCCGGCACGCCCGGTCGACCTCGTGGGCCGCCCGCTCCCGCCGCAACTGCCACGGTCGCTCCCGTTCGGCCCGCTGCCGTTCGACCCCGGCCACCGCGGCCAGACGGGCCTCCAGGGCGGCCGGTTCAACCGCCGCCAGAACCTGGCCGGCGACCAGGGCGTCCACCGCGCCCCCGCTCGACAATCCCTGGCACAACGGCTCGCCGTAGTCGGCGGCCGCCCGCGAACACGAGTACGCGTGCGCCCGGCCGCGGGGACCGTCGTACCGAACCGCCATCCGCTGCCCACACCGCCCACACCGGACCAACCCGGCCAGTAGGGACGGCCCGTTCCGCGGTGCGCCCGGTGTCGCGACTGTACTCCGGTTCGCGGCCAGGCGGGCCTGATTCGCCTCGAACCGGTCCCACGTGATGTACGCCGGCAGGTGGTCGCGGAGCAGGACCAGGCACTCCTCCGGGCGGCGGATCCGCTTCCCGGTTCCCGGTCGCCCCGGTTGCTTCGCCCGCGCGTCCGCCGGGCGGTGTCCGTACCGGTACGCCCCGGCATACGTCGGATTCCGGAACAGGTTCTGGAGGGTCGCCCGGCTCGGCCGGTGCCACTCCCATTGACCCTTGCTCGGCCCGCCGGCGAGACGAACCGGGAGGCGGACGTGGTGAGGCACGAGGTATCGGAGCAACCCGTGCATCGTGGCTTCGCGGTCGAACGGGTCGAACACCAGCCGGACGGCGGCCTGCACCTGCTCGTCCGGGTCGAGAACCCAACTCCCGTTCGGCGAGCGGACGTACCCGATCGGCGGAGTGCCGAACAACTCGCCCCGCCGGGCCGTGTTCAACTGGCCCTGGTACATCCGTTGCTTCAGGACGTGAAGTTCCGCCTCGTTCATGACCCCGTGGAGACCGAGTAGGAGACGATCCGAGTGGTCGGTCGGGTCGTACACCCGGTCGCCATCGGCCAGCAGCACCCGGTAGCGACCGCACAACTCGAGCAGTTGGTGCCAATCCTTGCAACAGCGGGCCAGGCGGCTCATCTCCAGCCCGAGGATCAGGCCGATGTGGTCGAGCGCGACCTCGGCCCGCAACCGCTGGAATCCGGGCCGGCCTTCGATTGACTGGCCGCTCTTGCCCAGGTCGTCGTCGATGGTGGTGACCCGATCACGGGTCCACCCGAGGGCAACCGCGCGGTCGGCCAGGGCATACTGGCGGGCGGTCGA from Fimbriiglobus ruber includes these protein-coding regions:
- a CDS encoding recombinase family protein; the protein is MSDPLRSPKLRAWHLDRVAVVYVRQSTPQQVLDHKESTARQYALADRAVALGWTRDRVTTIDDDLGKSGQSIEGRPGFQRLRAEVALDHIGLILGLEMSRLARCCKDWHQLLELCGRYRVLLADGDRVYDPTDHSDRLLLGLHGVMNEAELHVLKQRMYQGQLNTARRGELFGTPPIGYVRSPNGSWVLDPDEQVQAAVRLVFDPFDREATMHGLLRYLVPHHVRLPVRLAGGPSKGQWEWHRPSRATLQNLFRNPTYAGAYRYGHRPADARAKQPGRPGTGKRIRRPEECLVLLRDHLPAYITWDRFEANQARLAANRSTVATPGAPRNGPSLLAGLVRCGRCGQRMAVRYDGPRGRAHAYSCSRAAADYGEPLCQGLSSGGAVDALVAGQVLAAVEPAALEARLAAVAGVERQRAERERPWQLRRERAAHEVDRACRQFQACEPENRLVAREWERRWEDALKAQRPLGDEYERWRRTIPAELSPTAATAIRALAADLPAVGSAPTTTPADRQRVTRLLVARVVVTVDKASERVDVTVYWVGGAVRSHALARPVTRYSQQADYPRLVARLRELCADRWNAAGIAERLNAEGFRPPKRTTRFTGEMVLRLTTHVGLARRPRHGSSTGWKSDEYRPMGLARRLELSRDTVRRWLRAGWRNVRRDEDGHHVIWADAGERDRLRELHRLPRTWANKGRLAELQKPTPRPAR
- a CDS encoding aminopeptidase P family protein — encoded protein: MGRPRPATEPRRQAAGWQRELQGKEIRAALRPGMTEAEIQAAAERLLDLAA